A DNA window from Aspergillus nidulans FGSC A4 chromosome V contains the following coding sequences:
- a CDS encoding uncharacterized protein (transcript_id=CADANIAT00003718), with amino-acid sequence MNAEFQTALSTFESRLNSLVTSLTTSPTASGAPKAAQELLNADDSLTSTIDTLKQHQSNYARILQLRAEAQSLEDKVKDIVRLVVRYEKDIREACGDSDSDSDTDYDSEESDHDMNAPHTTQTRTSRKRNEVDYRLLLDFARRISKYNHEAAADAAAGMAKGNHVLAGRDTEMTGVNTNGNQEGSPAEPVAAVTKEATSWLDESANMTRQVYMLPYPMEDRIRMGLMGQIQLAAAEGRPGFDPDKEVERLIREAEGVGIADAVAPPPIGEEATRVNEAAMAAAHAGSTASGGRMAPVQPKPKATLDLDLYDPDEDED; translated from the coding sequence ATGAACGCCGAGTTCCAAACCGCGTTGTCTACCTTTGAAAGCAGACTCAATTCACTCGTCACAAGCCTCACAACCTCCCCGACTGCCTCAGGCGCACCAAAAGCAGCACAGGAACTGCTTAACGCTGACGACTCCCTCACCTCTACGATCGACACCCTTAAACAGCATCAGAGCAATTACGCGCGCATCCTACAACTGCGCGCGGAGGCGCAGAGTTTagaagacaaggtcaaggatatcGTTCGGCTCGTCGTGCGTTACGAAAAGGACATACGCGAAGCATGCGGCGATAGCGACTCCGACAGCGACACCGACTATGACTCAGAGGAGTCGGACCACGATATGAACGCACCGCACACGACGCAAACACGGACCTCCCGAAAGCGCAACGAAGTGGATTACAGGCTTCTTCTGGACTTCGCCCGTCGGATAAGCAAGTATAACCACGAGGCAGCTGCCGACGCTGCGGCAGGGATGGCAAAGGGGAACCACGTGCTGGCAGGGCGGGACACCGAGATGACAGGCGTGAACACGAACGGGAACCAGGAGGGGAGTCCGGCAGAACCGGTTGCTGCTGTGACAAAAGAAGCGACATCATGGCTGGACGAGTCGGCGAACATGACACGGCAGGTCTACATGCTCCCGTACCCAATGGAAGATCGGATACGCATGGGACTCATGGGGCAGATACAgctggcggcggcagagGGGCGGCCTGGGTTCGACCCGGACAAAGAGGTTGAGCGGCTGATCAGGGAAGCGGAGGGTGTCGGCATTGCTGATGCTGTCGCGCCGCCTCCGATTGGGGAGGAGGCGACAAGGGTGAATGAGGCTGCAATGGCGGCTGCGCATGCTGGGTCTACGGCGAGTGGCGGTCGGATGGCACCGGTACAACCGAAACCAAAGGCGACATTGGATCTGGACTTGTATGACCccgatgaagacgaggactgA